In Zingiber officinale cultivar Zhangliang chromosome 11B, Zo_v1.1, whole genome shotgun sequence, a single window of DNA contains:
- the LOC122034756 gene encoding protein RADIALIS-like 3, whose protein sequence is MASESLAQTLGSLWTPEQNKLFERALAVYDKDTPDRWQNVARAVGGKTAEEVKKHYELLVEDLRHIESGLVPYPSYKVSGDRESGASEEQRLRYLKLH, encoded by the exons ATGGCATCCGAATCACTCGCGCAAACCTTGGGTTCATTATGGACCCCAGAGCAAAACAAGCTCTTTGAGAGAGCTCTAGCAGTGTACGACAAGGACACACCAGACCGTTGGCAGAATGTAGCTAGGGCTGTTGGAGGGAAAACAGCTGAGGAAGTGAAGAAACACTATGAGCTACTGGTGGAGGACCTCAGACACATTGAGTCAGGCTTGGTACCATATCCCAGCTATAAGGTATCTGGTGATAGGGAAAGTGGAGCTAGTGAAGAGCAAAG GCTCAGGTATTTAAAGCTCCATTAA
- the LOC122034051 gene encoding glucan endo-1,3-beta-glucosidase-like has product MSSISTLLLFLLFFLVTAVEAHNGTIVCRCRRHHNPNNGSADKTSSSLSPSSSGTSNQGSSTPLPPSSSSDTSNQPASPSPPSSSTTNSTDDKKTSSSSSTSIGFHARGSIGVTLGYDGQNLPSPSTILQILKSHNITNLRLLVPIPDLIGALNGTGIGLMVGVPNDLIVQLSIGGVEACLHWIKYSVLNYINAEQVTYITVGNEVLGTNIAIVNHLIDCMRAFHQALQALKLDSSIKISSPCSSHILSVLMPPSAGTFSPLSLAVVRPILKFSSETGSPFMVNLSPFLRFLENHQGLALDFFLFKANAGTVTDGGLKYTNIFDVMIDALEAAMEREGYPGIKVLVSGTGWPTTGNQVASPSNAAAFLDGIVSWVLQAKGTPKQPKQAVEVYLSNMFAGSGGGSNDIGKHSGIFNFDGSLAIGVDVKF; this is encoded by the coding sequence ATGTCATCCATTTCTAcgcttctcctcttcctcctcttcttcctcgtcACTGCAGTTGAGGCCCATAATGGCACCATCGTCTGCAGATGCCGTAGACATCACAATCCCAACAATGGATCTGCCGACAAAACCTCCTCCTCGCTGTCGCCTTCGTCATCCGGCACTAGTAACCAAGGTTCCTCGACGCCGCTGCCACCATCATCTTCATCGGACACTAGCAATCAACCGGCATCgccgagtcctccatcttcatccACGACTAATTCCACAGACGATAAAAAAACCTCCTCCTCATCGTCGACATCCATCGGCTTTCACGCTAGAGGATCCATCGGCGTGACTCTCGGGTACGACGGCCAGAATCTCCCCTCGCCCTCCACCATCCTCCAAATCCTCAAATCACACAACATCACCAATCTCCGCCTCCTCGTTCCCATCCCCGATCTCATTGGCGCCCTCAACGGCACCGGCATCGGCCTCATGGTCGGCGTGCCCAACGACCTCATCGTCCAGTTATCCATCGGCGGAGTCGAAGCCTGCCTCCACTGGATCAAGTACAGCGTCCTCAACTACATCAACGCGGAGCAGGTCACGTACATCACCGTCGGAAACGAGGTCCTCGGCACCAACATCGCCATCGTGAACCACCTCATCGACTGCATGCGCGCCTTCCACCAGGCGCTGCAGGCCCTGAAGCTCGACTCCTCCATCAAAATCTCCTCGCCGTGCTCTTCGCACATCCTCAGCGTTCTGATGCCGCCCTCCGCCGGCACCTTCTCGCCGCTCAGCCTCGCGGTCGTGCGGCCCATACTCAAGTTCTCTTCCGAGACGGGGTCGCCGTTCATGGTAAACCTGTCCCCGTTCCTCAGATTCCTCGAAAACCACCAGGGCTTGGCCTTGGACTTCTTCCTCTTCAAAGCAAACGCGGGGACCGTGACCGACGGCGGCCTGAAGTACACCAACATATTCGACGTGATGATTGACGCGCTGGAGGCGGCAATGGAGAGAGAAGGGTACCCGGGGATAAAGGTGCTAGTGTCGGGGACGGGGTGGCCGACGACCGGAAACCAGGTCGCCTCGCCTTCAAACGCCGCGGCGTTCCTGGATGGGATCGTCTCGTGGGTGCTTCAGGCCAAGGGGACGCCCAAGCAGCCGAAACAGGCGGTGGAGGTCTACCTGTCGAATATGTTCGCCGGGAGCGGAGGCGGAAGTAATGACATAGGGAAGCACAGCGGCATCTTCAACTTCGACGGCAGCCTCGCCATCGGTGTCGACGTCAAGTTCTAG